One genomic window of Nitrosomonas sp. Is35 includes the following:
- a CDS encoding sodium-dependent bicarbonate transport family permease, with the protein MSLSSLLVPAILFFALGMFACLIKSDLKFPPDMHKMIVIYLLIGIGLHGGKALAGSDMGSALPAVWAALAFGCGLPIVAYIILRALGKIDPLNAAAISAHYGSVSAGTYMTAVAFLGGIGVTYEAYPVIMLAIMESPAIMIGLVLAGYSRKILGGATKADKGMYKHLIIEAFTNGSILLLFGSMAIGWVVSDPSYKKIEPFFELIFMGALCIFLCDMGMEAGKRLSEFKTVGVFLVGFGIAMPLIGAVCGLFVGHFLLGYSIGGITLVTVLAASCSYIAVPPAMRLAIPEANPSFYLTLSLGVTFPFNVVVGIPMYYAAAQYLHETYYPW; encoded by the coding sequence ATGTCTCTGTCCAGTCTTCTCGTACCGGCGATACTTTTTTTCGCGCTGGGTATGTTTGCTTGCCTCATCAAATCGGATCTGAAATTTCCGCCCGATATGCACAAGATGATCGTTATCTATTTGCTGATCGGTATCGGACTTCATGGCGGCAAGGCGCTTGCAGGATCTGATATGGGATCCGCGCTTCCCGCCGTATGGGCGGCACTTGCGTTTGGTTGCGGGTTGCCCATTGTGGCTTATATTATTTTGCGGGCGCTGGGAAAAATCGATCCGCTCAATGCCGCGGCCATTTCCGCGCACTATGGTTCGGTGAGCGCAGGAACCTATATGACGGCGGTTGCGTTCCTGGGGGGTATCGGCGTGACGTATGAAGCCTATCCCGTGATCATGCTGGCGATCATGGAATCACCCGCGATCATGATTGGTTTGGTGCTGGCCGGCTATTCCCGGAAAATTTTGGGCGGAGCCACCAAAGCCGACAAAGGAATGTATAAACATCTGATCATCGAAGCCTTTACCAACGGCAGTATTCTGTTGTTGTTCGGTTCGATGGCGATCGGCTGGGTGGTTTCCGATCCGAGCTACAAGAAAATTGAGCCGTTCTTTGAACTCATCTTCATGGGTGCGCTGTGTATATTCCTGTGCGATATGGGGATGGAAGCCGGGAAAAGGTTATCGGAATTTAAGACCGTCGGTGTTTTCCTAGTGGGTTTTGGCATTGCTATGCCTTTAATCGGCGCGGTATGCGGATTGTTCGTCGGTCACTTCCTCTTGGGGTACTCAATCGGTGGTATCACGTTGGTAACCGTACTCGCAGCCAGCTGCTCCTATATCGCGGTGCCCCCGGCCATGCGGCTTGCGATTCCAGAGGCGAATCCATCGTTTTATCTGACGCTGTCGCTCGGGGTGACTTTCCCATTCAACGTGGTGGTGGGTATTCCTATGTACTATGCGGCTGCCCAGTACTTGCACGAGACTTATTATCCGTGGTGA
- a CDS encoding response regulator transcription factor — translation MRILVIEDEFRLQNQIRQQLEAAGYMVDTCSNGDEGLFLATEYPLDAAIIDIGLPGKSGLEIIKALRERGSLLPILILTARSSWQDKVQGLEMGADDYLTKPFQMEELQARVKALLRRSTGIPQTLLKCGPITLDVTAQSVTVNGESIELTSFEYRLLEELVRHHGEVLSKHTLADYLYPHDEDRDSNVLEVMVGRLRRKLDPEGTLNPIETMRGRGYRFTLECNKSS, via the coding sequence ATGCGCATCCTGGTCATTGAAGACGAATTCCGCTTACAAAACCAGATCCGGCAGCAACTGGAAGCGGCCGGTTATATGGTCGACACGTGCAGCAACGGCGATGAAGGATTGTTTCTCGCCACCGAATATCCGCTCGATGCCGCCATTATCGATATCGGCCTGCCCGGCAAATCCGGTTTGGAGATTATCAAAGCATTGCGCGAACGCGGCAGTTTGCTGCCGATTCTGATTCTAACCGCGCGCAGCAGCTGGCAGGACAAGGTACAAGGGCTGGAAATGGGCGCGGATGACTACCTGACCAAACCATTCCAGATGGAAGAGCTGCAAGCCCGGGTCAAAGCACTGTTGCGCCGCTCTACCGGCATACCGCAAACCCTCCTGAAATGCGGCCCGATCACGCTCGATGTCACGGCTCAATCCGTTACCGTCAATGGAGAGAGCATCGAACTGACCTCGTTTGAATACCGCTTGCTGGAAGAATTGGTGCGTCATCACGGTGAAGTGCTATCCAAACACACCTTGGCTGATTATCTCTACCCGCACGACGAAGATCGCGACAGCAACGTGCTCGAAGTGATGGTCGGCAGGCTGCGTCGCAAACTCGACCCCGAGGGTACCTTGAATCCGATCGAAACCATGCGCGGCCGCGGCTATCGCTTCACGCTGGAGTGCAACAAATCGTCATGA
- a CDS encoding PepSY domain-containing protein produces the protein MNRWWKISIIALLAIIAFTPATAGRHSAANEHPTPNDPATGITEQRAIAIAQQHFKGRVLAINQTDHTYRIKILSNQGTVHMVLINALDGTVISTH, from the coding sequence ATGAATAGATGGTGGAAAATTTCAATCATTGCACTGCTAGCGATCATTGCATTCACGCCCGCGACAGCCGGCAGGCATAGTGCGGCCAATGAACATCCCACGCCAAACGATCCGGCTACTGGCATCACGGAGCAGCGGGCAATCGCCATCGCGCAACAGCATTTCAAAGGCCGCGTGCTGGCGATCAATCAGACCGATCATACTTACCGCATCAAAATTCTCAGCAACCAAGGCACAGTCCATATGGTTCTGATCAATGCGCTGGATGGCACGGTCATTTCAACGCATTAG
- a CDS encoding TMEM165/GDT1 family protein: protein MDYKILLTVFATVFIAELGDKTQLATMLFAADKEVSKLTVFVGASLALIATSALGVLAGSVISDYISEKHLHYIAGAGFILIGAWTLIKA, encoded by the coding sequence ATGGATTACAAAATTTTACTGACGGTTTTCGCCACGGTGTTTATCGCGGAACTGGGTGACAAAACGCAATTGGCTACGATGCTGTTTGCCGCCGACAAGGAAGTCAGCAAGCTGACGGTATTTGTCGGCGCATCGCTGGCGCTCATTGCGACTTCGGCGCTTGGTGTACTGGCTGGCAGCGTGATTTCCGATTATATCAGCGAAAAACATTTGCACTATATCGCAGGGGCGGGGTTTATTCTGATTGGTGCGTGGACGCTGATTAAGGCGTAG
- a CDS encoding P-II family nitrogen regulator has product MMVLRPDILVTMKRIEIVIDEKSLDDMLKLLRDADVRGYTVIKKAGGLGSTGERNPDDYVLEEHNAVMVLACEEDQAEKVIMTLQPKLKDFGGMCLISDCQWVIGPAISF; this is encoded by the coding sequence ATGATGGTGTTAAGACCAGATATTTTAGTGACTATGAAGCGCATCGAGATCGTCATTGATGAAAAGTCGCTGGATGATATGCTGAAGCTGCTTCGGGATGCCGATGTGCGTGGCTACACAGTCATCAAGAAGGCGGGAGGGTTGGGTTCAACCGGTGAGCGCAACCCGGATGATTATGTGTTGGAAGAGCATAATGCGGTGATGGTTCTTGCCTGTGAAGAGGACCAAGCAGAGAAAGTCATTATGACGCTTCAACCGAAACTAAAGGATTTCGGCGGTATGTGCCTGATTTCCGATTGCCAATGGGTGATAGGGCCGGCCATTTCATTTTAA
- a CDS encoding alginate export family protein, protein MALAVTGFLLGSNYLFAAEVEKGETEKTTKPSVVVQNKTVANGANGAPFSALESPGRTRFDFDNLTKLMEDHKTPLAAMAPDWLNVAIEHRTRYDVYDHGFTKSIPGFNDQIHQRTRFLFEVKNIIDPLKFTLELTDIRAPLANFGQDHNPTMADHFDFTQMHLGLHDKNFLGTGYAAKFEVGRFMMDLGEARLVGGHRWGTLSPAFDGLHFMMGNTDQKWSLRVFGARPVQRDPTSLNWNTPETYFSGAYVTNRDLRWANFDGYFLQLNESDNLRQRNLSTTGFRLFAKPTKGSMDYEIESMYQFGDTRNKSLFAHRHHGEVGYSFNTSMPLRALYLFDFASGDRDPDKNFDILYAKRRVEYGPTGMFGPFFPSNLMSPVGFRATLVPTPTVRLMMSHRAYWLADKRGAFVGSGLQDATGGAGGFLGHMLDVSLGWDPQWSYMKRMSFDFGYSHLFKGDYFDKVPFSPGMKDTNYGYTMVTFKF, encoded by the coding sequence ATGGCTTTAGCCGTTACCGGGTTTCTTTTAGGCAGCAATTATTTATTCGCAGCGGAAGTGGAAAAAGGGGAGACGGAGAAGACAACGAAACCATCCGTTGTCGTTCAAAACAAGACCGTAGCCAATGGAGCCAATGGCGCACCTTTCAGCGCACTGGAATCACCTGGGCGTACGCGCTTTGACTTCGATAATCTGACCAAATTGATGGAGGATCACAAAACGCCGCTTGCCGCTATGGCGCCGGATTGGCTCAATGTGGCAATCGAACACCGTACCCGTTACGACGTATACGATCACGGTTTTACCAAGAGTATTCCGGGATTCAACGATCAGATTCATCAACGTACCCGGTTCTTGTTTGAAGTCAAGAACATCATCGATCCGCTGAAGTTCACCCTCGAACTGACCGACATCCGCGCTCCACTGGCCAACTTCGGGCAAGATCATAACCCGACTATGGCCGATCATTTTGACTTCACCCAAATGCATCTCGGTCTGCACGACAAAAACTTTCTCGGCACAGGCTATGCGGCGAAATTCGAAGTCGGCCGTTTCATGATGGACTTGGGTGAAGCCCGCCTGGTAGGGGGGCACCGTTGGGGTACCTTATCACCCGCGTTTGATGGTTTGCACTTCATGATGGGCAATACCGATCAAAAATGGAGTTTGCGCGTGTTTGGCGCCCGTCCGGTGCAACGTGATCCGACATCGTTGAATTGGAACACTCCCGAAACTTACTTCTCCGGCGCTTACGTTACCAATCGCGATCTGCGTTGGGCTAACTTCGACGGTTATTTCTTGCAGTTGAACGAAAGCGATAATCTCAGACAGCGTAACTTATCGACCACCGGTTTCAGGCTGTTCGCCAAGCCGACGAAAGGCAGCATGGATTATGAAATTGAATCCATGTACCAATTCGGCGATACCCGGAACAAGAGCCTATTCGCCCATCGCCATCACGGCGAAGTCGGGTATAGCTTCAATACCTCGATGCCGTTGCGGGCGCTGTACTTATTCGACTTTGCATCGGGAGACCGCGATCCGGACAAGAACTTTGACATTTTGTATGCAAAACGCCGGGTTGAATATGGTCCGACCGGTATGTTCGGGCCGTTCTTCCCGTCCAATCTGATGTCGCCCGTCGGCTTTCGCGCCACGCTCGTTCCCACCCCCACGGTGCGCCTGATGATGTCGCACCGTGCGTACTGGCTGGCGGATAAGCGCGGCGCGTTTGTCGGCAGTGGCCTGCAAGATGCGACCGGCGGGGCCGGGGGCTTTCTCGGTCATATGCTCGATGTCAGTTTAGGCTGGGATCCGCAGTGGAGTTACATGAAACGAATGAGCTTCGACTTTGGTTATAGTCATTTATTCAAGGGCGATTACTTTGATAAGGTTCCATTCAGCCCGGGCATGAAGGACACCAATTATGGCTACACCATGGTGACCTTCAAGTTTTAG
- a CDS encoding porin codes for MDTENLYANELRKFLTYKKLEFGGWIHGGATFNPSQSGGYNGPVIFADQANRFQLNQLNLFMRRPVVSEGNKWDFGGRFDFMFGTDAIFTQAFGVPAFDVNTGAPLKRSNWDLNLCCASTRTYGIALPQAFLETYVPIGNGLNIKLGHFYTPTGFETVPAPDNFFYTRAYTLNIGEPFTHTGVLFNYKINSNWLILGGPLTGSANGGWDAGWDKQLKNWNGITGFTWSSDDKATSFHLSGTYGKTSEQSSEIWGFYNVVLQHKITPQTQIVLHHVHGHAGGILLNNLKYNNVIKDAEWFSAIAHLYHDLTDNVSVGIRGEWFRDQDGFRNPSPFRVAAATNNINGIPASYAGNINSVTIAPADYYNFTAGINWKIARTFKSQWDFIKKLNIRSNIRYDRVDAYKTSAYRPFAGNKDQILFSLDFVLPF; via the coding sequence ATGGATACTGAAAATCTCTACGCTAATGAGCTGAGAAAATTTCTAACCTATAAAAAACTGGAATTCGGCGGCTGGATTCATGGCGGCGCCACATTCAATCCCAGTCAATCAGGCGGCTATAACGGCCCGGTCATTTTTGCAGACCAAGCCAATCGCTTTCAACTGAACCAATTAAACCTGTTCATGCGCCGCCCCGTGGTGTCGGAAGGCAATAAATGGGATTTCGGCGGACGCTTTGATTTCATGTTCGGCACCGATGCCATTTTTACTCAAGCCTTCGGTGTACCCGCCTTCGATGTCAATACCGGCGCCCCCCTAAAAAGAAGCAACTGGGATCTCAATTTATGCTGCGCCTCCACGCGCACATACGGTATTGCCTTGCCACAGGCATTCTTGGAGACTTATGTACCGATTGGCAACGGCCTCAACATCAAGCTCGGTCATTTTTATACACCAACCGGCTTCGAAACCGTTCCAGCGCCGGATAATTTCTTCTATACGCGCGCGTATACTTTAAATATCGGCGAGCCGTTCACGCACACCGGCGTGCTCTTTAATTACAAAATCAATTCCAATTGGCTGATTCTAGGCGGTCCGCTCACCGGCAGCGCCAACGGCGGATGGGACGCAGGTTGGGACAAACAGTTGAAAAATTGGAACGGCATTACCGGTTTTACCTGGAGCAGCGACGATAAAGCGACTTCATTCCATCTTTCCGGCACTTATGGTAAAACCTCGGAACAAAGCAGCGAAATATGGGGGTTTTATAATGTCGTGCTACAACACAAGATCACACCGCAGACTCAGATAGTTCTACACCATGTTCATGGCCATGCCGGCGGTATTTTGCTGAATAATCTCAAATACAACAACGTCATCAAAGACGCCGAATGGTTCAGCGCAATTGCGCATTTATACCACGACCTTACCGATAACGTATCGGTCGGCATACGCGGCGAATGGTTCCGCGATCAAGATGGTTTCCGCAATCCTTCGCCGTTCCGCGTTGCAGCCGCCACCAACAATATCAATGGCATACCCGCCAGTTACGCCGGCAACATCAACAGCGTAACGATCGCACCCGCCGACTACTATAACTTCACCGCCGGTATTAACTGGAAAATAGCCAGAACATTTAAATCCCAGTGGGATTTCATCAAAAAATTGAATATCCGTTCAAATATTCGCTACGACCGGGTTGATGCCTATAAAACCTCAGCTTACCGGCCGTTCGCAGGCAACAAGGATCAAATTTTATTTTCGCTGGATTTCGTCTTACCGTTTTAA
- a CDS encoding PAS domain S-box protein: MNSAVKNLNFRTVFDAAADAMLLTENTGHIVLANPTAQELLGYSADEMKGLAIEMLIAPRYRKQYRYYQRLFLNRPVKRSMSVGNELIALNRDGKEILLDISLSPIKTGQQLFILILFTIANRRLDTEDALRSSEERLRLAKQAAGLGIFDYDFKRNIIYWDRQMRKLWGKHSEKTVSYEEFVAAIHPEDREARQAAIDKAMDPNSNGEFKAQYRIINPINGVERWISARGRVYFEAGCPHRLIGVTRDVTEQKNIQKKLQVHRNETENILKQQVAARTASAIAHELNQPLAAISAYSEVVLHALQNDSFSADNLKRALQGCVEQAQRAGRSLHELLAFLQKGELVTERSNLTDVIHGALSIVYNDGYGRFHPILHLQQNLPAVQCNRTQIQKVLVNLFRNAIEAMRNIDFPVLTITTTVQTVNDQDVAVVIVQDNGPGFDQVVAKRIFEPFFTTKPSGIGMGLSISRALIEDNGGQLWVDSDAKTGAKFHFTLPFGP; encoded by the coding sequence GTGAATAGCGCAGTGAAAAACTTGAATTTCCGGACAGTGTTCGATGCAGCGGCGGATGCGATGCTGTTGACTGAAAACACGGGACATATCGTCTTGGCCAATCCGACAGCACAAGAATTGCTGGGTTACAGCGCGGATGAAATGAAAGGGCTGGCCATCGAAATGCTGATCGCACCCCGCTATCGCAAACAGTACCGCTACTATCAACGGCTGTTCTTGAACCGGCCGGTAAAGCGCTCCATGAGCGTTGGCAATGAATTGATCGCATTAAATCGCGATGGCAAAGAAATATTGCTGGATATCAGTCTCAGCCCCATCAAAACGGGACAACAACTTTTCATTCTTATCCTATTCACGATCGCTAACCGGCGTCTCGATACCGAAGATGCGCTGCGTTCCAGCGAGGAACGCCTGCGTTTGGCCAAGCAAGCAGCCGGCTTAGGTATTTTTGACTACGACTTCAAGCGCAATATCATTTATTGGGACAGGCAGATGCGCAAGCTGTGGGGCAAGCATTCCGAGAAAACTGTCAGTTACGAAGAATTCGTCGCCGCAATACATCCGGAAGATCGTGAGGCGCGGCAAGCGGCTATCGATAAAGCGATGGATCCCAACAGCAATGGCGAATTCAAAGCGCAATACCGCATTATCAATCCCATTAACGGCGTTGAACGCTGGATATCCGCCAGGGGCCGGGTATATTTTGAGGCCGGGTGCCCGCACCGCCTGATAGGCGTTACACGCGACGTCACAGAACAGAAAAACATTCAGAAAAAACTGCAAGTGCACCGCAACGAAACCGAAAATATTCTCAAGCAGCAAGTAGCGGCACGCACGGCTTCGGCAATCGCGCATGAACTCAATCAACCGCTGGCGGCAATCTCCGCTTATAGCGAAGTGGTGCTGCACGCACTGCAAAACGACAGTTTCAGCGCGGACAATTTAAAGCGTGCGTTGCAAGGTTGCGTGGAACAAGCCCAGCGGGCCGGACGCAGCTTGCACGAACTGCTGGCTTTTCTGCAAAAAGGCGAATTGGTGACCGAACGGTCGAACTTGACCGATGTCATTCATGGCGCGCTGAGCATTGTATACAATGACGGCTACGGAAGATTTCACCCGATACTGCATTTGCAGCAGAATCTCCCGGCAGTCCAGTGTAACCGCACGCAAATACAAAAAGTGCTGGTCAATCTCTTCAGAAATGCTATCGAAGCGATGCGCAACATCGATTTCCCGGTTCTGACGATCACCACCACGGTGCAGACTGTCAATGATCAGGATGTCGCGGTTGTGATCGTGCAGGATAACGGCCCGGGATTTGATCAAGTGGTAGCAAAGCGCATATTTGAGCCTTTTTTTACCACCAAGCCATCCGGCATCGGCATGGGACTTTCGATCAGCCGTGCGTTGATCGAAGACAACGGCGGTCAACTCTGGGTTGATTCCGATGCAAAAACAGGCGCAAAATTCCATTTCACCCTCCCCTTTGGACCATGA
- a CDS encoding DUF1624 domain-containing protein: MPLDKNAQRIAAIDWLRGIVMILMALDHTSWFFNSQRIFADSVLLYQPGAQFAADQFFTRWVTHICAPTFIFLAGTSIAISNFQRQQQGMSTAAIDRELLLRGAFIALLDIALFSLIGGKPVLQVLYAIGISMMLMVHLQRLGAGTVFWLAILIAAGSELLLMALWQPGGEVPFWLAITFAPVFGEKYSVLYPALPWLGIMMLGWVFGERLIARQSNSWKPERLLMTCGWFALTLFVVIRGLDGYGNLFMHLEGNTLVHWLHVSKYPPSLAYTLLELGLMAIMLSLLMRLESWKKTIHPNGPVLVFGQTALFFYLAHFAVLTALKPLFERGSLEQTYAITLLALIILYPICRAYRNLKWRHPQSWLRFL, encoded by the coding sequence ATGCCACTCGATAAAAACGCGCAACGCATCGCCGCCATCGACTGGCTGCGCGGCATCGTCATGATTCTGATGGCACTCGATCATACCTCGTGGTTTTTCAACAGCCAGCGCATTTTCGCCGATTCGGTTTTACTCTACCAACCGGGTGCTCAGTTCGCAGCCGATCAGTTTTTCACCCGTTGGGTCACCCATATCTGTGCACCCACGTTTATATTTCTCGCCGGCACCTCGATCGCCATCAGCAATTTCCAGCGGCAACAACAAGGCATGAGCACCGCCGCGATTGACCGCGAGCTACTGCTGCGCGGCGCCTTCATCGCATTACTCGACATCGCGCTATTCTCGCTGATTGGCGGCAAACCGGTGCTGCAAGTGCTGTACGCCATCGGCATCAGCATGATGCTGATGGTGCATCTGCAACGTCTCGGCGCTGGCACTGTTTTCTGGCTGGCGATTCTGATCGCCGCCGGGAGTGAATTACTGCTCATGGCATTGTGGCAACCGGGTGGCGAGGTTCCCTTCTGGCTCGCCATCACCTTTGCCCCGGTGTTCGGCGAAAAGTATTCGGTGTTATACCCAGCATTGCCGTGGCTCGGCATCATGATGCTCGGCTGGGTATTCGGTGAGCGGCTCATCGCTAGGCAATCCAACTCATGGAAACCGGAGCGCCTGCTGATGACCTGCGGCTGGTTTGCATTGACGCTATTCGTGGTGATCCGCGGCCTGGACGGCTACGGTAATCTATTCATGCACCTGGAAGGCAACACTCTGGTGCACTGGCTGCACGTCAGCAAATACCCGCCCAGTCTGGCGTACACGCTGCTGGAACTGGGTCTGATGGCGATCATGCTGTCGTTGCTGATGCGCCTGGAGTCATGGAAAAAAACCATCCACCCCAATGGCCCCGTGCTGGTATTCGGGCAAACCGCGTTATTCTTCTATCTCGCCCACTTCGCCGTGCTGACGGCACTGAAGCCTTTGTTTGAACGCGGCAGCCTGGAACAAACCTACGCGATCACGTTGCTGGCGCTGATCATTCTGTACCCCATCTGCCGTGCCTACCGCAATTTGAAATGGCGGCATCCTCAAAGCTGGTTGCGCTTTCTTTAA
- a CDS encoding ATP-binding protein, which produces MMSLNRRILFSATLVLLIFIVGIAWTLDRAFYDSARVGVKDRLFAKVLMLMGDAEVEDSGELDVPTNLLDAELGHVNSDTYAFIIGPANTIAWRSTSSLNKPIPNITLLEKGKKEFAQIMINDESHFIYRYGVAWETPSGDYPLTFNVITDTVLFEAQIDRYREDLWGWLGAMAILLLATQMLVLRWGLQPLRKVSVELAAIESGQQERLKGVYPSELQLLTDSINSLIAHEHKQQKRYRNGLADLAHSLKTPLAVLQGAIHSEDDEAIRRKTIQEQIDRMDNTIQYQLRRAATAGSSPGMGLILLRPMADRIVNTVTKAYRNKQPAITVAIDDSIGLRIDEGDLMELLGNLVDNAFKWCRNSIHLAAGYQENQVVIQIKDDGPGIQPHEIARILERGVRADQSTPGHGIGLAIVRDIMQVYGGELLIENNPNGGLCVTLRLKKSK; this is translated from the coding sequence ATGATGTCGCTTAACCGGCGCATTTTATTCAGCGCAACGCTGGTGTTATTGATTTTTATCGTCGGCATCGCCTGGACGCTGGATCGCGCTTTTTATGACAGTGCCCGCGTCGGCGTCAAAGACCGGCTGTTTGCGAAGGTACTGATGCTGATGGGTGACGCCGAAGTGGAAGATTCCGGCGAGCTGGATGTGCCGACCAACTTACTCGATGCCGAACTCGGTCACGTAAACTCAGATACTTATGCCTTCATCATCGGCCCGGCCAACACCATCGCCTGGCGCTCCACATCATCGCTGAACAAACCGATCCCGAACATTACCTTGCTGGAAAAAGGCAAAAAAGAATTCGCGCAAATCATGATTAACGACGAGTCGCATTTTATTTACCGCTATGGCGTGGCTTGGGAAACACCGTCCGGCGATTATCCGCTGACTTTCAATGTCATCACTGATACCGTACTGTTTGAAGCGCAAATTGACCGTTATCGCGAAGATTTATGGGGTTGGCTCGGCGCCATGGCCATTTTGCTGTTAGCCACGCAAATGCTGGTATTGCGCTGGGGCTTGCAGCCATTGCGCAAGGTATCGGTGGAGCTTGCCGCGATCGAATCCGGCCAACAGGAAAGGTTGAAAGGCGTTTATCCGAGCGAACTCCAGTTGCTGACCGACAGCATCAACTCTCTGATCGCGCATGAGCACAAACAGCAAAAACGCTACCGCAACGGCCTCGCCGATCTGGCGCACAGCCTCAAGACACCGCTTGCCGTCCTACAGGGCGCCATTCATAGTGAAGACGATGAAGCCATCCGGCGCAAAACGATTCAGGAACAAATCGACCGCATGGACAACACGATCCAGTACCAGCTGCGCCGCGCCGCAACCGCCGGCAGCTCACCGGGCATGGGATTGATTCTGTTACGCCCGATGGCCGACCGGATCGTCAACACCGTCACCAAAGCCTACCGCAACAAACAGCCTGCAATAACCGTCGCCATCGATGACAGCATCGGCCTGCGCATCGACGAAGGCGACTTGATGGAATTACTCGGTAATCTGGTCGACAACGCCTTTAAATGGTGCCGCAACAGCATCCATTTAGCGGCGGGTTATCAGGAAAATCAGGTGGTGATCCAAATCAAGGACGACGGCCCCGGTATCCAACCGCATGAAATCGCCAGAATCCTGGAACGCGGTGTGCGCGCCGATCAATCCACCCCCGGTCACGGCATCGGCTTGGCGATTGTGCGCGATATCATGCAGGTGTACGGTGGAGAACTACTGATTGAGAACAATCCAAACGGCGGTCTCTGCGTGACTTTGCGTTTAAAGAAAAGCAAATAA
- a CDS encoding response regulator transcription factor gives MQELTVFIVDDDAAVRDSLTLMIEQAGMRVQSFENAKTFLNAYRPDFFGCVIIDVKMPGMDGLQLQEELAWRKILLPVIFLTGHGDIPMSVRAIKGGAIDFLTKPVIREKLLICVRAAFTEAKKRLSDATQNREITTCLTKLTRREREVMLLAVQGHSNKEIGSYLGISYRTVEIHKSKIMQKTGANNLLDLARIARESELSE, from the coding sequence ATGCAGGAACTCACCGTTTTTATCGTAGATGACGATGCAGCCGTGCGCGATTCCCTCACATTGATGATCGAACAGGCTGGTATGCGGGTGCAATCCTTCGAGAACGCCAAAACCTTTCTGAATGCTTACCGTCCGGATTTTTTCGGCTGTGTCATCATTGACGTAAAAATGCCCGGAATGGACGGTTTGCAACTCCAGGAAGAACTGGCTTGGCGTAAGATTTTGCTACCGGTCATTTTTCTGACTGGGCATGGCGACATTCCCATGAGTGTCAGGGCGATCAAGGGCGGTGCGATCGATTTCCTGACCAAACCGGTGATCCGGGAAAAACTCTTGATCTGCGTACGTGCTGCGTTTACCGAAGCCAAAAAACGATTGAGTGACGCCACGCAAAACCGGGAAATAACCACATGCCTGACAAAGCTCACCCGGCGTGAGCGGGAAGTCATGCTCCTCGCGGTGCAAGGACATTCCAATAAGGAAATCGGCTCTTATCTGGGCATCAGCTATCGCACGGTGGAAATCCACAAATCCAAAATCATGCAAAAGACTGGCGCCAATAATCTGCTGGATCTCGCGCGCATTGCACGCGAAAGCGAGTTGAGCGAATGA